One window of the Cognatishimia sp. WU-CL00825 genome contains the following:
- a CDS encoding imelysin family protein — protein MLKLVLGIILLAAKPSFAAENTVSQALDQHVLPAFDTLARQATTLHDVATMYCAPDAPELRAAYAQAFDAWVLASHLRIGPSEEEDRAFAIAFWPDTKGFTAKGLNALLRDLDPAIYDPAEFKTLSIAVRGLYALEFLLFDPAFQTQATADYRCDLVQALTQEIRRNATAINWGWQSYQSVLRNPAESSIYQTEEDSLREIFKALHAGLQFTSEARLGRPLGSFERPRPNRAEARRSKRSLRHVTLSLEATYDLALLLSGGEPQIAKSLQAAFERSLELSIDLNDPEFAGVADPAGRFRVDVLRQSVDRIREIVTYELAPALGVSAGFNSLDGD, from the coding sequence ATGTTAAAACTGGTATTGGGGATCATTCTTTTGGCAGCAAAGCCCAGCTTTGCCGCTGAAAACACCGTATCACAGGCGCTGGATCAGCATGTGCTGCCTGCGTTTGATACATTGGCCAGACAAGCCACAACTCTGCATGATGTGGCCACCATGTATTGCGCGCCAGACGCACCCGAACTGCGTGCAGCTTATGCGCAAGCTTTTGACGCATGGGTTTTGGCAAGTCATTTGCGCATAGGTCCAAGTGAAGAGGAAGATCGGGCGTTTGCCATTGCATTCTGGCCGGATACCAAAGGGTTCACCGCCAAAGGTTTGAATGCGCTGCTGCGCGATCTTGATCCAGCGATTTATGACCCGGCAGAGTTTAAAACGCTGTCTATCGCAGTTCGCGGGCTTTATGCCTTGGAGTTTTTGTTGTTTGACCCGGCGTTTCAAACACAAGCCACGGCGGATTATCGCTGTGATTTGGTACAGGCCCTTACCCAAGAGATACGTCGGAATGCGACCGCGATAAATTGGGGTTGGCAAAGCTATCAAAGTGTTTTGCGCAATCCAGCGGAAAGCAGCATTTATCAAACAGAAGAGGACTCTTTGCGCGAGATTTTCAAAGCGCTTCATGCGGGGCTGCAATTTACATCTGAGGCACGTCTGGGCCGCCCGCTTGGCAGCTTTGAACGCCCTCGCCCAAACCGCGCCGAAGCCCGAAGGTCAAAGCGATCTCTGCGCCATGTGACCCTGTCTCTTGAGGCAACTTATGATTTGGCGTTGTTGCTTTCAGGGGGCGAGCCGCAGATTGCAAAATCTTTGCAGGCCGCATTTGAGCGGTCGTTAGAATTATCAATTGACCTAAATGATCCAGAATTTGCCGGGGTTGCGGACCCTGCAGGGCGGTTTAGGGTCGATGTGTTGCGTCAATCTGTCGACCGCATACGCGAAATTGTAACGTACGAGCTGGCACCGGCATTGGGCGTTTCTGCGGGATTTAACTCATTGGATGGTGACTAG